From a single Candoia aspera isolate rCanAsp1 chromosome 2, rCanAsp1.hap2, whole genome shotgun sequence genomic region:
- the LOC134491942 gene encoding LOW QUALITY PROTEIN: zinc finger protein 883-like (The sequence of the model RefSeq protein was modified relative to this genomic sequence to represent the inferred CDS: inserted 2 bases in 1 codon) encodes MGHSAVYSRVDAPLFLPLLFLAHPVQRPFLEPIIEHPEGRRNSSGWSQKLIFRGMSQADTLPGKGRAPLLFIGPSFSGGAERASEAQVQGLVSFEEVVVSFSEEEGAQLNIDQKALHREVMLENSRNVESLGINGYKNENDKQVLQTIKCEEGKRIIVGQMEAIRQEGNTSNYGRKKSSIFQFVPVQDVDVQQGHKGKRRKCLWKNVKIFQDNIDLKKHYRTHTKGQPFQCREDEKSCNPTFKLSLRERVKMGEKPYTCVECGKSFSKSSSLVSHKRIHIGEKPYKCTECGKNFRENGSLNIHKRIHTGEKPYECVECGKSFSKSSSLVSHKRIHTGEKPYKCLECGKNFREKGSLNIHKRIHTGEKPYECTECGKSFRWSSLFTYHKRIHTGEKPYKCLECGKNFREKLFLARHQRIHSGEKPYQCKECGKTFTCNSQLTSHKSSHTGDKPYQCLDCGKSFTWSSQLTSHKRIHSGTKPYKCLECGKRFTYNSYLTSHKNVHTGEKPYKCMECGKRFSSSRQLTSHTSIHTGGKPYKCMECGKKFSNSSSLSFHKRIRTGEKPYKCSECGKSFRENGTLTSHKRIHTGEKPYACPECGKSFTWISQLASHKSVHTGEKPYQCXECGKSFSSSSYFTSHKKIHSGENP; translated from the exons ATGGGGCACAGTGCTGTTTACAGCAGAGTAGATGctcctttatttcttcctttgcttttcctgGCACATCCGGTCCAGAGGCCCTTCCTGGAGCCCATCATCGAGCAtcctgagggaaggaggaattcATCAGGTTGGTCACAGAAACTCATTTTCAGAGGGATGTCCCAGGCAGATACCTTACCAGGCAAGGGAAG GGCACCGTTGCTATTCATAGGACCGTCTTTTTCTGGTGGAGCTGAAAGAGCTTCTGAAGCTCAAGTTCAG ggTCTTGTATCTTTTGAGGAGGTGGTTGTGTCTTTCTCTGAGGAGGAGGGGGCTCAGCTGAATATCGACCAAAAGGCTCTGCATAGGGAGGTCATGCTGGAGAATTCCAGGAATGTGGAATCTCTGG GAATAAATGGGTATAAGAATGAAAATGACAAGCAAGTATTACAGACAATCAAgtgtgaagaaggaaaaaggataaTCGTAGGTCAAATGGAAGCAATAAGGCAAGAAGGAAACACATCAAACTATGGAAGGAAGAAAAGCTCCATTTTTCAATTTGTTCCGGTTCAAGATGTCGATGTTCAACAAggacacaaaggaaaaagaagaaaatgcttatGGAAAAATGTGAAAATTTTCCAAGATAATATAGATTTAAAGAAACATTACAGAACTCACACTAAAGGGCAACCATTTCAGTGCAGGGAGGATGAAAAAAGTTGCAATCCAACTTTCAAACTTTCTTTACGTGAGAGAGTAAAGatgggagagaaaccatatacatgcgtggaatgtggaaaaagcttcagcaaAAGCAGTTCCCTtgtttcccataaaaggatccacataggggagaagccctataaatgcacggagtgtggaaagaacttcCGTGAAAATGGGTCCCTTAATATACACAAAAGaatccatacaggggagaaaccatatgaatgtgTGGAATGCGGGAAAAGTTTCAGCAAAAGCAGTTCCCTtgtttcccataaaaggatccacacaggggagaagccctataaatgcctggagtgtgggaagaaCTTCCGTGAAAAAGGGTCCCTTAATATACACAAAAGaatccatacaggggagaaaccatatgaatgcacagagtgtggaaagagcttcaggtgGAGCAGCTTGTTTACttaccataaaaggatccacacaggggagaagccctataaatgcctggagtgtgggaagaaCTTCCGTGAAAAATTGTTCCTTGCTAGGCATCAAAGGATCCactcaggggagaaaccatatcaatGCAAGGAGTGTGGGAAGACCTTCACGTGTAATAGTcagcttacttcccataaaagtaGCCACACAGGTGACAAACCCTATCAATGCCTGgactgtggaaagagcttcacttGGAGCAGTCAGCTTACTTCCCACAAAAGGATCCATTCAGGcacaaaaccatataaatgtttgGAATGCGGGAAGCGTTTCACATATAACAgttaccttacttcccataaaaatgtccacactggagagaagccatataagtgcatggagtgCGGAAAGAGGTTCAGTAGCAGTAGGCAGCTTACTTCCCATACCAGTATCCACACAGGGgggaaaccatataaatgtatggagtgtggaaaaaaattcagcaacagcagttccctttcttttcataaaaggatccgcacaggggagaaaccatacaaatgctcggagtgtggaaagagcttccgtGAAAATGGGACCCTTACTTCCCACAAAAGGattcacacgggggagaaaccgtatGCATGTcctgagtgtggaaagagcttcacgtGGATCAGCCAGCTCGCTTCTCATAAAAGTGTTCATACAGGAGAGAAGCCGTATCAATg agagtgtgggaagagcttcagcagtAGCAGTTACTTTACTTCCCATAAAAAGATTCATTCTGGTGAGAATCCCTAA